The following proteins come from a genomic window of Thiothrix winogradskyi:
- the rsmA gene encoding 16S rRNA (adenine(1518)-N(6)/adenine(1519)-N(6))-dimethyltransferase RsmA: MSQYQQHAKKRFGQHFLHDRNVIDNMLRAVNLQPTDHVVEIGPGPGALTFPLLELLPRLDVVEIDRDVIAWWQQQPQAEGKLHIHAQDALKLDIPALRGDGDPLRIIGNLPYNISTPLIFHFLEHRAHIRDMLFMLQKEVVDRLTAEPDSSDYGRLSVMVQYYCEPHYLLKIGPGAFTPPPKVDSAVVYLKPWATQPFIANDTEQFEKLVKQAFAQRRKTLRNTLKGLLTVEQIESVGIDPVRRAETLAVEDFVNLANLLTG, encoded by the coding sequence ATGTCTCAGTACCAACAACACGCCAAAAAACGTTTCGGTCAGCATTTCCTGCACGACCGCAACGTGATCGACAACATGCTCCGCGCTGTTAACCTGCAACCCACGGATCACGTCGTCGAGATCGGCCCCGGCCCCGGCGCACTCACCTTTCCGCTGCTGGAATTACTGCCGCGTCTGGATGTGGTCGAAATCGACCGCGACGTGATTGCATGGTGGCAACAACAGCCACAAGCCGAAGGTAAATTGCATATCCACGCCCAAGACGCGCTCAAGCTGGACATTCCGGCATTGCGCGGCGACGGCGACCCCCTGCGGATTATCGGCAACTTGCCGTACAACATTTCCACACCGCTGATTTTCCACTTTCTGGAACATCGGGCGCACATCCGCGACATGCTGTTCATGCTGCAAAAGGAAGTGGTGGATCGTTTGACTGCCGAGCCGGACAGTTCAGATTACGGGCGGCTGTCGGTAATGGTGCAATACTATTGCGAACCGCATTATTTGCTGAAAATTGGCCCCGGTGCATTTACCCCGCCACCCAAGGTTGATTCGGCGGTGGTGTATTTGAAACCGTGGGCAACACAGCCTTTTATTGCCAACGATACGGAACAGTTTGAAAAGCTAGTGAAACAAGCCTTTGCACAACGGCGCAAAACTTTGCGCAATACGCTGAAAGGCTTGCTGACGGTGGAACAGATTGAAAGCGTGGGGATAGATCCGGTGCGGCGGGCGGAAACGTTGGCGGTGGAGGATTTTGTTAATTTGGCGAATTTGCTAACGGGGTGA
- a CDS encoding tetratricopeptide repeat protein: MSEQHQHIFISHATADDAFVKQLREKLELHHLNVWVDSRNLRGGDKLWPDVAEAIRTARHVLVVISPQTINSDWVFDEIELAEQVEKERADYRVIPLMLPGITPKALKRYFAEEPAGEKIELEVGKLQEALPRILAALGERLPDDLPTEQIIENKPLAELLLKLTKPKLEKQENGSQKLSAEAELIFSPADRATEREVKSRPFRFVAPIGQIEQDELRWYLEEYHKWPIGVHRTRAKQLEKQLPLWGERLFTEALDKSACQEAKRAWQNIRAEVERRFSVLVETALLDDASEDEKNNANEAASRLQSLPWELLHDGRSYLCEGANPARIRRRLPNYFHQLPVSIRPPIRILIVSPRPEQNDIDYSDHRISAKSLLAVAENLGDVIELTILEPPTLQALKKQLHCAHEQGKPFHILHFDGNGVYDLDCGLGVLCFENQHDISKITNRRMELVDANKIVSILRDYRVLLVFLEARQSIPSNTKPHSSVARRMLEEGVVSVVTMSHCVMEETARHFVTCFYQTLAQGRRIGMAMLNGQTALYQNASRLAISEEDPFHLQDWFVPILYQEEYDPNLFNTFPSKIAQQIIIKQKQLLLGNLPHLPDHGFIERSYEALKIERLLNQYSYAVIRGQGGIGKTTLTIELAHWLVRSLRFKRCAFIDIEKFTNSEYVLKQLLQQLVNPNHNFAAEYASDTDKALLAIRRVLENERVLIVVDNVEALLADEGNVGAVLQLLAKLLAPPSPTLPPQGGQGARVLFTTREPLPAPFHHKAREIVLGALSVTDAKALVMQVMNNEGLHLRHDDLGNTPQEVDDLLGSVGCHARALVLLARELVQRGVTATTANVRTIMQELEQRHPGQRELSLFASVELSLRRLSPDVRKQIAGLAVFQDGGSKYSMQYVLDVDSERNTEIVQSLIEVGLAQPIGDYDYIRIDPALPAYLDLGLMAEQRDDYRQRWLGRIEQLLDYLFKKQFQDVALSEQLTELELPNLMTYLQIHVIKLQNEPINTGEVVNKIRMVEQLITNLYHPQSMARLSEWRKLIAELGDTWNHARFENERMNIELLLQQGDLQTAFQAAQSLLQQCQQAGEQAYADADADADADYDLAMAHILLGRVLKTSGAATQALPYLQEAQRHFEALGESGVRMASVALTEQGNCLLALGQLDAAAAAYEEGIKRSEKLEDIRGVAVGKGRLATIRMLQKRYADALQGNQQALALFQQLDEPGAVATVWHQIGITHKNTGDFAQAEQAYRQSLSIESQQGNKAGEASSLGELGNLYNDWNRPEQAVSFFRQAVGIYVALGDLRYEGVVRSNLANVLIKLQRYDETRPELLRAIECKQAFGHAAEPWTTWQILHNLEQASGNPPAAREARQQALAAFLAYRRDGGENHSGAGRLALAVGQAIQQGDTAEVEQVIGQYLEGDLSDSDKNFLHKLQAIIAGERDLALAEDEGLKYDLAVELVLLLEGLE, translated from the coding sequence ATGTCAGAGCAACACCAACACATCTTCATTTCCCACGCGACCGCTGACGATGCCTTCGTCAAGCAATTGCGTGAAAAGCTGGAACTTCATCACCTTAACGTGTGGGTCGATTCGCGTAATCTGCGCGGCGGCGACAAACTTTGGCCTGACGTTGCCGAAGCCATCCGCACAGCCCGCCATGTTTTGGTTGTCATCAGCCCGCAGACTATCAATTCCGACTGGGTATTCGACGAAATTGAACTGGCGGAACAGGTCGAAAAGGAACGTGCCGATTACCGCGTGATTCCGCTGATGCTGCCCGGCATTACGCCCAAAGCCCTGAAACGCTATTTCGCGGAAGAACCCGCTGGCGAAAAGATCGAGCTGGAAGTTGGCAAGTTGCAGGAAGCCCTACCGCGTATTCTCGCCGCCCTCGGCGAACGCTTGCCCGACGACTTGCCCACTGAACAAATCATCGAAAACAAACCCCTTGCCGAATTGCTGCTTAAATTGACTAAACCAAAACTAGAAAAACAGGAAAATGGTAGCCAGAAACTAAGTGCAGAGGCTGAACTGATATTCAGCCCGGCTGATCGGGCTACTGAGCGAGAGGTGAAAAGCCGCCCATTCCGCTTCGTTGCCCCCATTGGACAAATCGAACAGGACGAACTGCGTTGGTATTTGGAGGAATATCATAAATGGCCAATAGGAGTACATCGCACGCGGGCAAAGCAGTTAGAAAAGCAACTGCCATTGTGGGGGGAAAGACTATTCACTGAAGCATTAGATAAATCAGCCTGCCAAGAGGCCAAACGTGCTTGGCAAAATATCCGCGCAGAAGTCGAGCGTCGTTTTTCCGTACTGGTGGAAACTGCCCTTCTAGATGACGCAAGTGAGGATGAAAAGAATAATGCTAATGAAGCGGCCAGCCGCTTGCAAAGCCTACCTTGGGAGTTGTTACATGATGGACGTTCTTATCTCTGTGAAGGTGCTAATCCAGCCAGAATCCGTCGTCGTTTACCTAATTACTTCCATCAATTACCAGTATCCATACGTCCCCCTATTCGAATTCTGATCGTGAGTCCACGGCCTGAGCAGAATGATATTGATTATTCCGATCACCGCATAAGTGCCAAGTCCCTGTTAGCAGTAGCGGAAAATTTAGGTGATGTTATAGAGCTTACGATTCTAGAGCCTCCGACACTACAGGCATTGAAAAAACAATTACATTGCGCTCATGAACAAGGCAAACCTTTTCATATTCTACATTTTGACGGAAATGGAGTTTACGATTTAGATTGCGGCCTAGGTGTTTTATGCTTCGAAAATCAGCATGATATAAGTAAAATCACAAACCGACGCATGGAGTTGGTAGATGCTAATAAAATAGTTTCAATATTGCGTGACTACCGAGTTTTATTGGTTTTTTTGGAAGCTCGCCAAAGCATCCCTAGTAATACCAAGCCTCATTCTTCTGTAGCACGAAGAATGCTTGAGGAAGGGGTTGTATCAGTGGTTACTATGAGTCATTGCGTGATGGAGGAAACAGCAAGGCACTTTGTTACGTGTTTTTATCAAACCTTAGCTCAAGGGCGGCGAATTGGCATGGCAATGCTGAATGGACAAACTGCTCTCTATCAGAATGCCTCTCGCTTAGCCATTTCCGAAGAGGATCCCTTTCACCTGCAAGACTGGTTTGTGCCAATTTTATATCAAGAAGAATATGATCCGAATCTATTTAATACTTTTCCCTCGAAAATAGCACAACAAATTATCATAAAACAGAAGCAACTTCTCCTAGGAAATCTGCCTCATCTACCAGATCATGGTTTTATAGAACGTAGCTACGAAGCATTAAAAATAGAAAGATTATTAAACCAATATTCTTATGCAGTTATCCGTGGACAGGGAGGAATAGGTAAAACCACATTAACGATTGAATTAGCTCACTGGTTGGTACGTAGCCTCCGTTTTAAGCGTTGCGCCTTCATTGACATAGAAAAATTTACCAACTCCGAATATGTGCTGAAACAACTGCTCCAACAACTGGTAAACCCGAATCACAATTTTGCTGCGGAATACGCCAGCGACACCGATAAAGCCTTGCTGGCAATCCGGCGGGTGCTGGAAAACGAGCGCGTGTTGATTGTGGTGGATAATGTGGAGGCGTTGTTGGCGGATGAGGGGAATGTGGGGGCGGTGTTGCAGCTTCTGGCGAAGCTGTTAGCCCCCCCATCCCCAACCCTTCCCCCGCAAGGGGGGCAGGGGGCAAGAGTGCTGTTTACCACCCGCGAACCCCTTCCCGCACCGTTCCACCACAAAGCCCGCGAGATTGTGCTGGGAGCATTGAGCGTGACGGATGCCAAGGCGTTGGTGATGCAGGTGATGAACAACGAAGGTTTGCACCTGCGCCATGATGATCTAGGCAATACGCCTCAGGAAGTGGACGATCTGCTGGGTTCGGTCGGTTGCCATGCGCGGGCGTTGGTGCTGCTGGCGCGGGAACTGGTGCAGCGCGGGGTGACGGCGACCACCGCGAATGTGCGGACGATCATGCAAGAGCTGGAACAACGCCATCCGGGGCAGCGCGAACTGTCGCTGTTCGCCAGCGTGGAACTCTCCCTACGGCGGCTGTCGCCGGACGTGCGCAAGCAAATTGCGGGGCTGGCGGTGTTTCAGGATGGCGGTAGTAAGTACTCAATGCAGTATGTATTGGATGTCGATTCCGAGCGCAATACCGAAATCGTCCAATCACTAATCGAAGTCGGTTTGGCACAACCTATCGGCGACTATGACTACATTCGCATTGATCCCGCCTTGCCTGCGTATCTCGATCTGGGACTGATGGCGGAACAGCGCGATGACTATCGGCAACGCTGGCTGGGAAGGATAGAACAACTGCTGGATTATCTTTTCAAAAAGCAATTTCAAGATGTTGCTCTATCGGAACAACTCACAGAATTAGAGCTGCCTAATCTGATGACTTATTTACAAATACACGTTATAAAACTACAGAATGAACCCATTAATACTGGGGAGGTAGTTAATAAGATTCGGATGGTAGAACAACTAATAACAAACTTATACCACCCACAATCAATGGCTCGATTGAGCGAGTGGCGCAAGCTAATAGCGGAATTGGGAGATACGTGGAATCATGCCCGCTTTGAAAATGAACGCATGAATATTGAACTCCTGTTGCAGCAGGGTGATCTGCAAACCGCTTTTCAGGCAGCACAATCCTTGTTGCAGCAGTGCCAGCAGGCAGGGGAACAAGCGTATGCCGATGCCGATGCCGATGCCGATGCCGATTACGATTTGGCGATGGCGCACATCCTGTTGGGGCGGGTCTTGAAAACAAGCGGTGCAGCCACTCAAGCCTTGCCCTATTTGCAGGAAGCGCAACGGCATTTTGAAGCCTTGGGGGAAAGCGGGGTAAGGATGGCTTCCGTAGCCTTGACGGAACAGGGCAATTGCCTGCTAGCCTTGGGGCAACTGGATGCTGCGGCAGCGGCTTATGAGGAAGGCATTAAACGCAGTGAAAAACTGGAAGATATACGCGGTGTTGCGGTAGGCAAAGGGCGGCTTGCTACGATACGTATGTTGCAAAAACGCTATGCCGATGCCCTGCAAGGCAATCAGCAAGCACTGGCACTGTTCCAGCAACTGGATGAACCGGGTGCAGTGGCAACGGTTTGGCATCAGATTGGGATAACGCATAAAAATACAGGCGACTTTGCACAGGCTGAGCAGGCGTATCGGCAGTCCCTGTCGATTGAAAGCCAGCAAGGCAATAAGGCGGGTGAAGCGAGTAGCTTGGGTGAACTGGGCAATCTTTATAATGACTGGAATCGCCCGGAACAGGCAGTGAGTTTTTTCCGGCAGGCAGTGGGCATCTATGTGGCTTTGGGGGATTTACGGTATGAAGGTGTTGTGCGTAGCAACCTCGCCAATGTCTTGATCAAACTCCAACGCTATGACGAAACCCGCCCAGAACTGCTACGGGCGATTGAGTGCAAACAGGCATTTGGTCATGCGGCTGAACCGTGGACAACATGGCAAATCCTGCACAATCTGGAACAAGCCAGCGGCAATCCACCAGCCGCCCGCGAAGCACGGCAACAGGCACTGGCGGCGTTTCTGGCGTATCGGCGGGATGGTGGGGAGAATCATTCTGGTGCTGGGCGTTTGGCTTTGGCTGTGGGGCAGGCGATACAGCAGGGGGATACGGCGGAGGTTGAGCAGGTGATCGGGCAGTATCTTGAGGGTGATCTGTCAGACAGCGACAAAAACTTCCTGCACAAGCTGCAAGCGATTATCGCCGGGGAGCGGGATTTGGCTTTGGCGGAGGATGAGGGGTTGAAGTATGACTTGGCGGTGGAGTTGGTTTTGTTGTTGGAGGGGTTGGAGTAA